One Leptospira wolbachii serovar Codice str. CDC genomic region harbors:
- a CDS encoding WecB/TagA/CpsF family glycosyltransferase, translating to MKQLSEIVHNSSKDERDILLEYQNIDVSKLETLNVLGIPIDNVTTDEAIAKLFRVLEKKEGMHHVLFLDPIKLMRMRPKKSLHRIAEKAGTILVEGAGIGWMTSGRLKERVTPIAVMMDLIRLAELKEFTAFIFGAKDEIVERIYFNLTRHFPKVRIVGRHAGHLDRQREMRVKEAIRKTGPDIIFLAMDFPDQEIWIENNTGYFGKAVVIGVGGALDMLSGADKKAPEWFKERGLIWFWRILARPYRIQRMWETFYFFLLGIRERFRKH from the coding sequence ATGAAGCAACTGAGCGAAATCGTTCACAATTCCTCAAAAGATGAGAGGGATATACTACTAGAATACCAAAATATCGATGTTTCCAAGCTGGAAACTCTGAATGTTTTGGGAATTCCCATCGACAACGTCACTACAGACGAAGCCATTGCTAAACTCTTCCGCGTGCTTGAGAAAAAAGAAGGCATGCACCACGTTTTATTTTTAGATCCGATCAAACTCATGCGGATGCGTCCGAAAAAATCACTCCACCGGATTGCAGAAAAAGCCGGAACCATTCTGGTCGAAGGAGCTGGAATTGGATGGATGACTTCGGGAAGACTCAAAGAAAGAGTCACTCCCATTGCCGTCATGATGGATCTCATTCGTCTGGCAGAACTCAAAGAATTCACCGCCTTTATCTTTGGGGCAAAAGACGAAATTGTAGAACGAATTTATTTTAACCTCACAAGACACTTTCCAAAAGTTCGTATCGTTGGAAGGCATGCAGGTCATCTGGACCGGCAACGAGAGATGCGAGTCAAAGAAGCCATCCGAAAAACAGGACCCGATATCATCTTCCTCGCGATGGATTTTCCTGACCAAGAAATTTGGATCGAAAACAATACTGGTTATTTTGGCAAAGCAGTTGTGATCGGTGTGGGTGGCGCCTTAGATATGTTATCTGGTGCTGACAAAAAAGCCCCTGAGTGGTTCAAAGAAAGAGGACTGATTTGGTTTTGGCGAATCCTCGCAAGACCTTACCGAATCCAAAGAATGTGGGAAACTTTCTATTTCTTTCTTCTCGGGATTCGCGAAAGATTCCGCAAACACTAA
- a CDS encoding MFS transporter codes for MNQKQTIRDKSYLRFFGLAELADHGARGILAFWVILGMAFFLFGDQNLIAPNMKNIGASLGITDPNEVDWKLGGIIPVLFFILGGVVSLSMGYLSQTFSRKNLLLATVLLGEIPCFLTAYVETYDQFLVLRTLCGFGLGGIFPLLFSLIGDYFSSQSRAIATGYVSLAMGLGVGVGQLLGGILGGADPINGWRASFIYMSAPSFIFAAIYLFFCKEPKRGGAEGVVSDELSHKISLKDFKLLFENKTNLGAFLQGLPGCIPWGVFFVYLADYYEHTYHLSKEVSAGMITFAAIGIFIGTFFGGVLGQILYNIKKTYQPLLCMGTTFFGVFPAILLLYSFDIVPFMGLFIALNIFTGIMISVTGPNVRAVLLNVNEPKSRSAIFSIYNLTDDLGKGLGPVMSAVILGLTPDRGLALSISILFWIPCAFAWFLVLFNYEKDEERMHLLMKQNASAT; via the coding sequence ATGAACCAAAAACAAACAATACGAGATAAATCCTATCTGCGATTCTTTGGCCTCGCCGAACTCGCAGACCATGGAGCAAGAGGGATTTTAGCATTTTGGGTCATTTTAGGAATGGCCTTCTTTTTGTTCGGCGACCAAAACTTGATCGCACCGAATATGAAAAATATTGGTGCTTCTCTTGGAATTACAGATCCAAACGAAGTTGATTGGAAGTTAGGTGGGATCATTCCCGTATTGTTTTTTATTTTGGGTGGAGTGGTTTCCTTATCCATGGGATATCTATCGCAAACATTTTCGCGAAAGAACTTACTACTCGCAACAGTACTTCTCGGTGAAATTCCCTGTTTTCTGACTGCTTATGTTGAAACGTATGATCAGTTTTTGGTTTTGCGTACCCTTTGTGGGTTTGGTCTTGGTGGAATTTTCCCCTTACTCTTTAGTTTGATTGGAGATTATTTTTCTAGTCAGTCGAGAGCGATTGCTACCGGATACGTGTCTTTGGCAATGGGGCTTGGTGTGGGAGTAGGGCAACTCCTCGGTGGAATTTTGGGTGGAGCAGATCCTATTAACGGATGGAGAGCTTCTTTTATTTATATGTCTGCGCCTTCTTTTATATTCGCAGCAATTTATTTATTCTTTTGTAAAGAGCCTAAACGTGGCGGGGCCGAAGGTGTTGTCAGTGATGAACTGTCTCACAAAATTAGTTTAAAAGATTTTAAATTACTCTTTGAAAACAAAACCAACTTAGGAGCCTTTTTACAAGGCCTACCAGGTTGTATTCCTTGGGGAGTCTTCTTTGTTTATTTGGCTGATTATTATGAACACACTTACCACCTTTCCAAAGAAGTTTCTGCTGGTATGATTACCTTTGCCGCGATCGGAATTTTTATTGGAACTTTTTTCGGTGGGGTTCTCGGTCAAATTTTGTATAATATCAAAAAAACCTACCAACCACTTCTCTGTATGGGAACCACATTCTTTGGCGTATTTCCAGCAATCTTACTTTTATATTCCTTTGATATTGTCCCTTTTATGGGGTTATTCATTGCTCTAAATATTTTCACTGGAATTATGATCTCTGTCACTGGGCCGAATGTGCGAGCTGTTTTACTGAATGTAAACGAACCAAAATCAAGAAGTGCGATCTTCTCTATTTATAACCTTACGGATGATTTGGGAAAAGGGCTTGGGCCAGTGATGTCGGCAGTGATTTTAGGTCTGACTCCTGACCGGGGACTTGCTTTATCTATATCAATCCTATTCTGGATTCCTTGTGCTTTCGCATGGTTTCTTGTTTTGTTTAATTACGAAAAAGATGAAGAAAGGATGCATTTGCTTATGAAACAAAATGCATCGGCAACATAA
- the mtnC gene encoding acireductone synthase — protein MKIKHNLLDIEGTTAPIAFVHQVLFPYAKKHIGSFLKTYQFSKDRQKEIQLEFEKDITLGEKGFLNLFAKEGTTQQSNTISFSLELIPSYFEYLIEKDRKFGPLKEIQGKIWKEGYESGEIKSIVYEDVPVFLKNAKEEGIQNHVYSSGSVEAQILIYQYSELGDLRNFFTSYFDTAVGGKREKTSYENIANELKSPPNQIRFFTDIIEEAEAANAIGMDVVILNRPGNLPQKPHHFPVWDHF, from the coding sequence ATGAAGATTAAACACAATTTACTCGACATTGAAGGGACAACGGCACCAATCGCCTTTGTCCATCAGGTTCTTTTTCCTTATGCAAAAAAACATATTGGTAGCTTCTTAAAGACATACCAGTTTTCAAAAGATCGCCAGAAAGAAATCCAATTAGAATTTGAGAAAGATATAACATTAGGTGAAAAAGGTTTTCTGAATCTTTTTGCAAAAGAGGGGACGACACAACAATCGAACACTATCTCTTTTTCTTTGGAACTCATTCCTTCTTACTTTGAATATTTGATAGAGAAGGATCGTAAGTTTGGACCTCTAAAAGAAATCCAAGGGAAAATTTGGAAAGAAGGTTATGAGTCAGGCGAAATCAAAAGTATAGTGTATGAAGATGTGCCTGTTTTTTTAAAAAATGCCAAGGAAGAAGGAATTCAGAATCATGTATATTCTTCTGGTTCCGTAGAAGCACAAATTTTGATTTACCAGTATTCAGAGTTAGGTGATCTTCGAAACTTTTTTACTTCTTATTTTGACACTGCTGTCGGTGGAAAAAGAGAGAAAACAAGTTATGAAAATATTGCAAACGAGTTAAAATCTCCTCCGAACCAAATTCGCTTTTTTACAGATATCATAGAAGAAGCAGAAGCAGCAAATGCAATAGGTATGGATGTTGTGATTTTAAACAGACCAGGAAACCTACCGCAAAAACCGCACCACTTCCCCGTTTGGGATCATTTCTAA
- a CDS encoding cytochrome c oxidase subunit 3, with translation MNQNNIQTNQSLWYPPGGILIWMIVLVEVLTFCMGIGSLVYEKSNDLAAFSFMQSHLNKTFAFWNTVFLLTSGFCIATAVLYKSKNNLNLFTVFLSASILFGFAFLILKFYEFREKWMLGYGLETSIFFSYYWLLTGFHYLHVVVGILILFFIYGSRKTISFENLEAGAVFWHMCDLIWLLLYPALYLIQ, from the coding sequence ATGAATCAAAACAACATACAAACCAATCAATCCTTGTGGTATCCGCCTGGAGGTATCCTGATTTGGATGATTGTTCTTGTAGAAGTACTTACATTTTGTATGGGGATTGGCTCGCTCGTTTATGAAAAGTCGAATGATCTTGCAGCTTTTTCTTTTATGCAGTCACACCTGAACAAAACCTTTGCGTTTTGGAATACAGTGTTTTTACTTACGAGTGGTTTTTGTATTGCGACTGCTGTACTTTATAAAAGTAAAAACAACTTAAATCTTTTTACAGTCTTCTTATCTGCATCCATCTTATTTGGATTTGCATTTCTAATACTCAAATTTTACGAATTTAGAGAGAAATGGATGTTAGGTTATGGACTAGAAACCAGTATTTTTTTCAGTTATTATTGGTTACTCACTGGATTTCATTATCTCCATGTTGTCGTGGGAATTCTGATTCTTTTTTTCATCTATGGAAGCCGTAAAACCATATCTTTTGAAAACTTAGAGGCAGGAGCTGTGTTTTGGCATATGTGTGATTTGATTTGGCTATTACTTTATCCCGCACTTTATTTGATTCAGTAG
- a CDS encoding c-type cytochrome, protein MLSKSQARAFFLGGTFLFSAVFVFLTVDTLRQTDSRTNAQNITEDVLKGKEIWEKNNCMGCHTLLGEGAYYAPDLTKVVERRGATWIDVFLDDPQAMFPGERKMVKYNFTKEEKGQVIAFLDWVGKIDANGWPPKPNIPIDSIATSPAPQVKTNAVAVSQPEKFSQLCVACHTVGGKGGNVGPALDHVGSKFDSDYLNRWLSDPQAIKPGTNMPKLPLTDPERKDIVTYLSALK, encoded by the coding sequence ATGCTATCAAAATCGCAAGCTAGGGCGTTCTTTTTGGGAGGCACTTTCTTGTTCAGTGCTGTCTTTGTGTTTCTCACTGTGGATACCTTGCGACAAACTGATTCCCGAACCAATGCACAAAACATCACAGAGGATGTTTTAAAGGGTAAAGAAATTTGGGAAAAAAACAATTGTATGGGTTGTCATACACTGTTAGGTGAAGGAGCGTATTATGCACCGGATCTGACTAAGGTTGTCGAAAGACGAGGAGCCACTTGGATCGATGTATTTTTAGACGATCCACAGGCGATGTTTCCTGGAGAACGAAAAATGGTGAAGTACAACTTTACTAAGGAAGAAAAAGGACAGGTCATTGCCTTTTTGGATTGGGTAGGTAAGATCGATGCCAACGGCTGGCCTCCAAAACCAAATATTCCCATTGATTCGATTGCGACTTCTCCTGCCCCGCAGGTCAAAACCAATGCAGTTGCTGTGTCTCAACCAGAAAAGTTTTCTCAACTTTGTGTCGCCTGTCATACGGTAGGTGGAAAGGGGGGAAATGTTGGGCCAGCACTTGATCACGTAGGTAGTAAATTTGATTCTGATTATCTCAATCGTTGGTTATCAGATCCTCAGGCCATCAAACCGGGAACAAATATGCCTAAGTTGCCGTTAACTGATCCAGAAAGAAAAGATATCGTTACCTATCTTTCTGCATTGAAATAA
- a CDS encoding cbb3-type cytochrome c oxidase subunit I: MRFQSQKVAYWFFATCMLLLSLQIVYGFIMGFARIGLDGLHDYIPFNTARATHTNLLVVWLLTGFMGAAYYIIPEESDRELYSVKLAYIQLISWVVVGVIAIIGFHFNWWEGRKFLEIPRPLDYLVVVNVLTFLFNIAMTIWEAKKRSTTQLVLFFGLLCAALLYLPGMIYFDNQTIDSYFRWWVVHLWVEGVWELIMGGILSFLLIKLTGVDREVIEKWLYVVVGLTFLSGILGTGHHYYWIGTPKYWLMVGGIFSALEPLAFLGMAIWALNMYRKKGKNHPNKIALYWTLGSAMMSFIGAGFLGFAHTWPAVNQWTHGTLITAMHGHLAFWGAYAMLVLAVISYAMPNLTGRKLFTGMSGYLAFWASNIGMLGMTGALAVAGITQVYLERKLGMDFLVVQKEIIFHFIGMLLAATLFTVGITYFIVDFIRHGLPSNEALGKNVGDLD, encoded by the coding sequence ATGAGATTCCAATCACAAAAGGTCGCATATTGGTTCTTTGCAACTTGTATGTTACTCTTATCTTTACAAATCGTATATGGTTTCATTATGGGTTTTGCTCGTATCGGCCTGGATGGACTACATGATTATATTCCATTCAATACCGCGCGTGCTACACATACAAATTTACTCGTAGTATGGTTGTTAACCGGTTTTATGGGCGCAGCTTATTACATCATTCCCGAAGAATCAGACAGAGAGTTGTATAGTGTCAAACTCGCTTACATCCAACTCATTTCTTGGGTGGTTGTTGGAGTGATTGCCATTATAGGATTTCACTTCAACTGGTGGGAGGGACGTAAATTTTTAGAAATCCCAAGGCCACTTGACTATTTGGTTGTTGTGAATGTTTTAACATTTTTGTTTAACATTGCTATGACTATTTGGGAAGCCAAAAAAAGAAGTACAACACAACTTGTTCTTTTCTTTGGTTTATTATGTGCCGCCTTACTCTACTTACCTGGTATGATTTACTTCGACAACCAAACGATTGATTCTTACTTTCGCTGGTGGGTAGTACATCTTTGGGTAGAGGGAGTATGGGAACTTATTATGGGTGGTATCCTTTCTTTTTTACTCATCAAACTCACGGGAGTGGATAGAGAAGTGATCGAGAAATGGCTTTATGTAGTTGTGGGTTTGACTTTCCTTTCTGGAATTTTGGGAACGGGTCACCACTACTATTGGATCGGAACCCCTAAGTATTGGCTTATGGTCGGTGGTATCTTTTCTGCTTTAGAACCTCTTGCTTTCCTTGGAATGGCGATCTGGGCACTCAATATGTATCGCAAAAAAGGGAAAAACCATCCGAACAAAATCGCACTCTATTGGACACTGGGAAGTGCTATGATGTCCTTTATTGGCGCTGGTTTTCTAGGTTTTGCTCATACTTGGCCTGCGGTCAACCAATGGACACATGGAACACTCATCACTGCGATGCATGGACACCTTGCTTTCTGGGGCGCTTACGCCATGTTAGTGTTAGCTGTAATTTCTTATGCAATGCCTAACCTTACGGGAAGAAAACTATTTACAGGAATGTCTGGTTATTTAGCATTCTGGGCATCTAATATTGGAATGTTGGGAATGACTGGAGCACTCGCTGTCGCCGGGATCACACAAGTGTATTTAGAACGTAAGTTGGGTATGGACTTTTTGGTTGTTCAAAAGGAAATTATATTCCATTTTATTGGAATGTTACTTGCGGCAACTCTCTTTACCGTTGGGATCACATACTTTATCGTTGATTTCATTCGACATGGCCTTCCATCGAATGAAGCACTCGGTAAGAATGTTGGTGACCTCGATTAA
- a CDS encoding CbbQ/NirQ/NorQ/GpvN family protein: MLTKKAPYYEPIGKEIEIFQMAAENSLPLLLKGPTGSGKSRFLEYMAHLMGRRLITILCNDETSSVDLVGRFLVKGADTVWMDGPLTTGVKEGAIVYLDEVAEARPDTLVTIHSLTDHRRTLFLERKNEEIVAHPDFLLVASYNPGYQRGFKELKPSTKQRFLGMDFPYPKPSVEEKIIVGETGISDPIAKKLVQFAGLVRNKQELGLAETVSTRLLVSCAKLMTKGLPSRLAGRTAIILPLSDDIDTVAALQDSFDLIF, translated from the coding sequence ATGTTAACTAAGAAAGCACCCTATTACGAACCAATCGGTAAGGAAATAGAAATCTTTCAGATGGCGGCAGAGAATTCTCTGCCGCTTTTGTTGAAAGGCCCTACTGGATCTGGCAAGTCTCGGTTTTTGGAATACATGGCTCACTTAATGGGACGAAGGCTCATCACTATTTTATGCAATGATGAAACTTCCTCAGTCGATTTAGTCGGAAGATTTTTAGTGAAGGGGGCTGATACTGTATGGATGGATGGACCGCTCACAACGGGAGTCAAAGAAGGAGCCATTGTATATTTGGATGAAGTTGCAGAAGCAAGACCAGACACACTCGTGACGATCCATTCTCTAACTGATCATCGTCGCACGTTATTTCTAGAAAGAAAAAATGAAGAAATCGTGGCACACCCCGATTTTTTACTCGTCGCATCTTATAACCCAGGATACCAAAGAGGATTTAAAGAACTAAAACCGTCCACCAAACAACGATTTTTGGGAATGGACTTTCCTTATCCCAAACCTTCTGTTGAAGAAAAAATTATTGTGGGAGAAACTGGGATTAGTGATCCAATCGCCAAAAAATTAGTTCAATTTGCGGGTCTTGTTAGAAACAAGCAAGAGTTAGGTTTGGCGGAAACCGTATCCACGCGGTTGCTTGTTTCTTGTGCAAAATTGATGACAAAAGGGCTTCCCTCGCGCCTCGCAGGAAGAACAGCCATCATCCTTCCGCTTTCTGATGATATAGATACAGTTGCTGCCTTACAAGACAGCTTCGATCTGATTTTTTAG
- a CDS encoding nitric oxide reductase activation protein NorD, producing the protein MEWDQFVFYQGHKLWKKIRKKLTPPSPYYGYDLKSEEVRIIRYLQTLKKEPVTLILGGESISLGQNFLKFPEVVHWFVSESISKKFVRILLAYLSFLFDLQQDLKTKNAVPSRTPKNFFNQFRKFLKKFPGITLDWKEIRKERLEIRKKDQTQYTKIKSILVTAQTSVTDTKQIFPAGKDFVSQSNKQKIQSKESKQKLDPNEAELLEVDEKKIEEYTLGHNFEKIETVEEFDGQWRDIDGEEDMDEEEALQELNLKHIIRTEDPVHTTRTSESGSGTLLEIEDVRDEGKSFTYSEWDYKLKNYKPNYCSVVEEFPKQTDVGYTKQVLEKQHSYLIQLKKKMMALLNQTRIKKRLVAGADIDLDALVDRYADIKAKISPSESIYMNPIRDVSDMVLYFLVDLSLSTDSWIQEKRVLDVERESLLLFSECLEDLKIPFGIAGFYSRTRNYNQFIHVKKLSEPWMVARDRLGPLSPVGYTRVGPSLRHASSILKETSYKQKWIILITDARPNDYDQYEGKYGIEDVNKAVGECLFNGIQVYTLAIGTEEKPTIPAMMRNASYQMLFHPERLLDSLQEFFRRAIRV; encoded by the coding sequence TTGGAATGGGACCAGTTTGTATTCTACCAAGGTCATAAACTTTGGAAAAAAATTCGTAAAAAACTTACACCACCGAGTCCCTATTATGGATATGATTTAAAATCCGAAGAAGTCAGGATCATTCGCTACTTACAAACTCTAAAAAAAGAACCAGTCACTTTGATTCTTGGGGGAGAATCCATTTCCTTGGGTCAAAACTTTTTGAAATTCCCAGAAGTTGTACATTGGTTCGTATCTGAATCTATTTCAAAAAAATTTGTTCGGATTCTCCTTGCCTATCTTTCTTTTCTTTTTGATTTGCAGCAAGATTTGAAAACTAAAAATGCAGTTCCATCCCGTACTCCAAAAAATTTCTTTAATCAGTTTCGGAAGTTTTTAAAAAAGTTTCCGGGTATCACTCTGGACTGGAAAGAAATCCGAAAGGAACGGTTGGAGATTCGCAAAAAAGACCAAACACAATATACGAAAATTAAATCTATCCTTGTTACTGCCCAAACATCCGTTACTGATACGAAACAAATATTTCCAGCTGGAAAAGACTTTGTATCCCAATCGAATAAACAAAAAATCCAATCGAAAGAATCTAAACAAAAATTGGATCCCAACGAAGCCGAACTTTTAGAAGTCGATGAGAAAAAAATCGAAGAGTATACCTTGGGTCACAATTTTGAAAAAATCGAAACAGTCGAAGAGTTTGATGGGCAATGGAGGGACATTGATGGAGAAGAAGATATGGATGAGGAGGAGGCTTTACAAGAGCTAAACCTAAAACATATCATCCGAACAGAAGATCCAGTTCATACAACACGAACCAGTGAATCGGGATCTGGAACTTTACTTGAAATTGAAGACGTTCGAGATGAGGGAAAAAGTTTTACTTATTCGGAGTGGGATTATAAACTAAAAAACTATAAACCAAACTATTGTTCTGTGGTAGAAGAGTTCCCAAAACAAACTGATGTTGGTTATACAAAACAAGTTTTAGAAAAACAACATTCGTATTTAATCCAATTGAAAAAGAAAATGATGGCTCTCCTAAACCAGACTCGGATCAAAAAACGTTTGGTGGCTGGGGCTGATATTGACTTGGATGCTCTTGTGGATCGGTACGCAGATATCAAAGCTAAAATTAGTCCTTCCGAATCGATTTATATGAATCCCATCCGAGATGTGTCGGATATGGTTTTGTATTTTCTTGTCGATTTAAGTTTATCTACAGACTCATGGATCCAAGAAAAAAGAGTTTTGGATGTCGAGAGGGAAAGCCTCCTCTTGTTTTCCGAATGTTTGGAAGATCTGAAAATTCCCTTTGGGATTGCCGGTTTTTATTCACGGACTCGTAATTATAATCAATTTATCCACGTAAAAAAATTATCGGAACCTTGGATGGTGGCACGTGATCGTTTGGGTCCACTTTCCCCTGTTGGATACACTCGTGTGGGTCCATCTCTTCGTCACGCAAGTTCGATACTAAAGGAGACATCATACAAACAAAAATGGATTATTTTAATCACCGACGCTCGTCCCAATGATTATGATCAATATGAGGGAAAGTATGGAATTGAGGATGTAAATAAAGCGGTCGGAGAATGTTTGTTTAATGGAATTCAAGTTTATACTTTGGCAATAGGAACAGAAGAAAAACCGACGATACCGGCTATGATGAGAAATGCTAGTTATCAAATGTTGTTTCATCCTGAAAGGCTCCTCGATTCTCTCCAAGAGTTTTTTCGAAGAGCCATAAGAGTATAA
- a CDS encoding NnrS family protein — protein MKDSFFQQSLWNTAFRPFFWFGSIYGVFVIGLWLLVLSNTISNPIEINSIHWHSYEMVFGFSKAIVLGFLFTAVQNWTNSTILKGKNLFFLLLFWALGRFSMYPLGFPAYLSFGLDISSDLMVIYLLIPKLMVPTQKHNRPIVFHYALFTIFHLLSGLSARSVLQPERTLLFVHLSIFVILFLILIIGGRVVPFFSGVVIPGYSFKRIPKLESAILYLPFVFYFFKLIQGFLAPNVFTNIDITNFNLVIGILIASFLISFSLFVTNSIRFLSWKPWKSYKKPILWILYMGYFWVCLGFLFYSLAELGYFPISSAIHSLTVGGIGVFIYGMITRVSLGHTGRSIVASRLTVFAYFIFNFAVMVRVFFPLMGEYKYAYHLSGTIWILTFLIFLLQYTKILFSPRPDGKPS, from the coding sequence ATGAAGGATTCATTTTTTCAGCAAAGTTTGTGGAACACTGCTTTCCGACCTTTTTTTTGGTTCGGTTCTATTTATGGCGTTTTTGTTATTGGGTTGTGGTTATTAGTACTTTCGAATACAATAAGCAATCCAATCGAAATTAACTCCATCCATTGGCATTCCTATGAAATGGTCTTTGGTTTTTCCAAAGCAATCGTACTCGGCTTCCTTTTTACTGCTGTCCAAAACTGGACAAACTCAACCATCCTAAAAGGGAAAAATCTATTTTTCCTTCTACTATTTTGGGCTTTAGGTAGATTTTCGATGTATCCTCTTGGATTTCCTGCCTATTTATCTTTTGGTTTGGACATTAGTTCAGATCTCATGGTCATCTACTTATTAATTCCGAAACTCATGGTGCCTACACAAAAACACAACAGGCCGATCGTATTCCATTACGCACTATTTACCATATTTCATTTGTTAAGTGGTCTTTCTGCTCGTTCGGTTTTACAACCGGAACGAACATTATTATTTGTTCACTTAAGTATTTTCGTAATCTTATTTTTGATTTTGATCATTGGAGGCCGTGTTGTTCCCTTTTTCTCTGGAGTTGTGATTCCAGGATATTCCTTCAAACGAATTCCCAAGTTAGAATCGGCTATCCTTTACTTACCCTTTGTCTTTTATTTTTTCAAACTCATCCAAGGATTTTTGGCACCAAATGTTTTCACTAACATTGACATTACAAATTTTAATTTAGTTATAGGGATACTTATTGCTTCTTTTTTAATCAGTTTCTCTTTGTTTGTAACCAATAGCATAAGATTCCTTTCTTGGAAACCTTGGAAGTCTTACAAAAAACCTATCTTATGGATTTTGTACATGGGTTACTTCTGGGTTTGTTTAGGTTTTTTATTTTATAGTTTGGCAGAACTCGGATACTTCCCTATCTCTTCAGCAATCCATAGTTTAACTGTTGGCGGAATCGGAGTTTTTATTTATGGAATGATCACAAGGGTGAGTTTAGGACATACCGGAAGAAGTATTGTGGCTTCCCGACTAACTGTATTTGCATATTTCATTTTTAATTTTGCTGTGATGGTTCGGGTCTTCTTTCCTTTGATGGGAGAATACAAGTATGCATACCATTTGTCTGGTACGATTTGGATTCTAACATTTTTAATATTTCTTTTACAATACACGAAGATTTTATTTAGCCCAAGACCTGACGGAAAACCCTCCTAA
- a CDS encoding Crp/Fnr family transcriptional regulator, which yields MIIKYLTQPNPESLMKAFEGCQELSFSKDEFLFHGGDKVAYMDLLVTGDLQVFKYDGNMNEVTLTFFRPVSIIAEWAVIQGIPYPASGRFTKNSTILRMPLTEVQTRIHKNIELNHILMHSLMNKIETLNLAINRGLTMDAMQRVAHFLFYGTPDSLALKQTQMASLLYLRPETFSRILKQLKDQGLIDTQKGEISILDKEGLLKILA from the coding sequence ATGATTATAAAGTACCTTACACAGCCAAATCCTGAATCATTAATGAAAGCATTTGAAGGATGCCAGGAATTATCTTTCTCTAAGGATGAATTTTTATTTCACGGCGGTGATAAAGTTGCCTATATGGATTTACTTGTCACGGGGGACTTACAAGTTTTCAAATATGATGGAAACATGAATGAAGTAACTTTAACTTTCTTTCGTCCTGTGAGTATCATTGCCGAGTGGGCAGTCATCCAAGGCATTCCTTACCCCGCTTCTGGACGGTTCACTAAAAATAGCACTATCTTACGGATGCCATTAACAGAAGTACAGACCCGCATTCATAAAAATATAGAACTCAATCATATTTTAATGCATTCGCTCATGAACAAAATTGAAACCTTAAATTTGGCAATCAACCGTGGCCTTACGATGGATGCCATGCAAAGGGTGGCTCATTTTTTATTCTACGGGACACCCGACTCACTAGCCTTGAAACAAACACAAATGGCGTCTCTTCTGTATCTCAGACCAGAAACATTTTCTAGAATCCTCAAACAACTCAAGGACCAAGGTCTCATTGATACCCAAAAGGGAGAAATCTCTATTTTGGACAAAGAAGGTTTACTTAAAATTTTAGCTTAG